AACGTCTCGAACAATTGAGAACGATGTTATCCATCAAATCGACAACCCGGTAGCGATCCCCGCCAATACAAGCCAGCAGTGATTAGAAGGTGAGCCCTTCGTCAGACATTAAATAGAAGCCTCCCTATCGATGCAGAAGGTAGAAACTCGCCGTAACCATCTATAAGATCGATGATTTGCGTCATGAGAGTTCACTCGGTGGACACGCTGGTGGACATGTCTCTTTTCGCGATCTCTCGCTACGTCCCATCCTGCCTCTCCCACGTTTCTCGTTGGCCAAGTACTTCCGAGTATATGGATAGAGTTCTAGCAGTCATCAGGTCAGCCGTGTATTCAGTTTCTACTCTAGCCCTTGCCGCCTCTCCGAATTGAAGTCTAAGATCATCTCGCTCCAAGAGCAACTGCATGGCTTCAGATAAGGCAGTTACGTCTCCCGGAGGCACCGTGATTCCTGTTTTACCATGGACGGAAACTTCAGGTACGCCTGAATCAATGTCTGTGTTGACCACTGGCAAGCCCGCAGCCATAGCCTCCATTTGGACAATGCCAAATGCTTCCGCTCTTGTCACAGATGGAAGTACAAAGACAGATGCCACCGCAAAATAAGGATCAAGATTATCAACACGACCTAGCATGGCGATCTTCTCCTTCACCCCCTCGGCCTCTACGAGGCTCGCCAACGCTTTGTGTTCTGGGCCAGTTCCAATAAGAAGAAGCCGCGCGTCGACATGCTTCATGGCTCGAATCAAAACGTCAAAGCCTTTGTATGGCACGAGCCTGCCGACAGCCAGAATTAGCCGGGGCCCAAATTGTCGGCTTAGCTCTTCACGCGTGGTGTGGCCAGTGATCGTAGGGTCCTCAATTTCGATACCAAGTGGAATAACACGGCATTTTTCACGGAAGGGCGCAAGCTCTGAAGATGAGTCGAGATAACGCGTAGAGGTGACTATAATTCGGTCCGCTCGATGCATAAGGCGGTAAACAAAAGGATCGCTGAACTCACGCAGAAACCGCCTGCCCATCGTGTCAGCATGGTGTGTAATTACCAGTTTCCCCGAGTGCCCGCTCATAAGAAAGGCCAAGGCTGCGCCGGGATTGGGCATATGAACATGCACAAGGTGGGCGGGGGTGCTACGAATGGCCGCCATCAAGCCCGGACAGATAGGCATCGATGCAATAGTTCCTATCCTCGCAACCCGGGTAACGGAAACTTCCTCAATGACGGAACGCTCATGCCGAGGTGCACTATTCGCAACAATGACGTTGACACTGGCTGCGCCGGTCTGGCGAACAGCTAAATCGCGCAGGTGCGTTTCCATACCACCCCGGTGTGGCGGATAGTACTTGCCGACATGTAGGATTCTATGAATCATACTTATTGGTCTGCTCCCCCATCCCAAGAGAGTTGGCAATCCGACACATGCATCGTCGTGCTCCATCAACCAAGAGTGAAGCCATTAAGTGTAAACGTACCTTGATCTGCCTTCTTCGAGGCAATGTGTAACTGGCGTTCGATGAATGCCGTCTGTATTGAAACAACTTAGAATCCAAATAAAGAATTTCATGCCCTGAGATTGTAGTTCTTAAGCCAATCCAAAGATCGTGCAGCACATCGAAGCCATGTGGGAATGGGAATATTTCTGGA
This DNA window, taken from Acidisarcina sp., encodes the following:
- a CDS encoding glycosyltransferase, with the translated sequence MIHRILHVGKYYPPHRGGMETHLRDLAVRQTGAASVNVIVANSAPRHERSVIEEVSVTRVARIGTIASMPICPGLMAAIRSTPAHLVHVHMPNPGAALAFLMSGHSGKLVITHHADTMGRRFLREFSDPFVYRLMHRADRIIVTSTRYLDSSSELAPFREKCRVIPLGIEIEDPTITGHTTREELSRQFGPRLILAVGRLVPYKGFDVLIRAMKHVDARLLLIGTGPEHKALASLVEAEGVKEKIAMLGRVDNLDPYFAVASVFVLPSVTRAEAFGIVQMEAMAAGLPVVNTDIDSGVPEVSVHGKTGITVPPGDVTALSEAMQLLLERDDLRLQFGEAARARVETEYTADLMTARTLSIYSEVLGQRETWERQDGT